In the Corythoichthys intestinalis isolate RoL2023-P3 chromosome 12, ASM3026506v1, whole genome shotgun sequence genome, one interval contains:
- the trim63b gene encoding E3 ubiquitin-protein ligase TRIM63 codes for MDVQRSGSLVRPPSPMDSLEKQLSCPICLDMFTKPVVILPCQHNLCRSCASDLYDSRNPYRFSGGVFRCPTCRFEVVLDRHGVHGLQRNLLVENIIDIYKQQQEVSGNNNTESSLKPKESKEPKCQEHEDERINIYCKTCQTPTCSMCKVFGQHKDCEVAPLEAVYQTQKTELSNAIDNLVASNGRLQSLLIQMEDACRVVQENAQRAKQGLAERFDLLYAVLEERKTVLLEQIGKEQDDKVAALRAMSQRYGERLQASTDLTDSAVRALEQSGAAEFLVAAKGLITQTKDAAKGSMGEERPEPGFEKMDHFAVSTEHAEAILAKMDFGSDSEDDFDDAEEEEEE; via the coding sequence atggatgtgcaacgGAGTGGTTCCCTGGTTCGGCCTCCAAGCCCCATGGACAGCCTGGAGAAGCAACTGAGCTGCCCCATTTGCCTGGATATGTTCACCAAGCCTGTGGTCATTCTGCCCTGCCAGCATAACCTGTGCCGTAGCTGTGCCAGCGACCTCTACGACTCCCGTAACCCATACCGGTTTTCCGGCGGTGTCTTCCGCTGCCCAACATGCCGCTTTGAGGTGGTGCTGGACCGCCACGGTGTCCACGGGCTCCAGCGGAACCTGCTGGTGGAGAACATTATCGACATCTACAAGCAGCAGCAAGAAGTGAGtggcaacaacaacacagagagCTCCCTGAAGCCTAAAGAGTCCAAAGAGCCAAAGTGTCAGGAGCACGAAGACGAGAGAATCAATATCTACTGCAAAACCTGCCAGACTCCAACGTGCTCCATGTGCAAAGTGTTCGGGCAGCACAAAGACTGTGAGGTTGCACCTTTGGAGGCTGTCTACCAGACCCAAAAGACCGAACTGAGCAACGCCATCGATAACCTTGTGGCCAGCAACGGACGCCTGCAGTCGCTGCTCATCCAGATGGAAGACGCTTGCCGAGTCGTACAGGAAAACGCCCAGCGAGCCAAGCAAGGCCTTGCTGAACGTTTCGACCTGCTCTACGCCGTCCTGGAGGAGCGGAAGACTGTACTTCTGGAACAGATCGGCAAAGAGCAAGACGACAAGGTAGCCGCGCTGCGGGCCATGTCCCAACGTTACGGCGAGCGGCTTCAGGCCAGCACTGACCTTACCGACTCAGCCGTCCGGGCGCTAGAGCAGAGCGGCGCTGCCGAGTTCTTGGTTGCAGCCAAGGGCCTCATAACGCAGACCAAAGATGCTGCCAAAGGCTCAATGGGCGAAGAGAGGCCTGAGCCAGGTTTTGAGAAGATGGATCACTTCGCCGTGTCGACAGAGCACGCTGAGGCGATCCTTGCGAAAATGGACTTTGGCTCAGACAGCGAAGATGATTTTGATGACGcggaggaggaagaagaggaataA